From [Flavobacterium] thermophilum:
TCACTTCATCGCCCGGGTCGAGAATCGCCCTCAGCGCCAAATCGATCGCCTGGCTCGCCCCGACCGTCACCAAAATTTCCGTCTCCGGCCGGTAGTCAACGTGAAACTTGCGGCGCAAATAGGCGGCGATCTCTTGGCGGAGCTCCAAAAGCCCGGCGTTTGGGGTATAGGACGTATAGCCTTGCTCAAGCGACAAAATGCTCGCCTCGCGGACGCTCCAGGACGTGACAAAATCCGGTTCGCCGACGCCGAGCGAAATGACGCCCTCCATGCCGGACGCGAGATCGAAAAAGCGGCGGATGCCGGACGGCTTCAAGGCGGCGACCGTCTTCGACACGTATGTGTTTCGCGTTTGCGGCTTCATGGCGACACCACGATGCGGCGATCTTGATCTCCTTGGTCAAACACGATGCCGTCATGTTTGTATTTTTTCAAAATGAAATGGGTCGTCGTCGAAATGACGGAATCGAGCGTCGACAGCTTTTCGGAGACGAACTGGGCGATTTCCGACATCGACCGCCCTTCAATGACGACCGACAAGTCGTAGGCGCCGGACATCAAATAGACGGATGTCACTTCCGGAAAGCGGTAGATGCGCTCCGCCACCTCGTCAAAGCCGACGCCGCGCTTCGGGGTCACTTTCACATCGATCATCGCCGTCACCCCTTCATGGCCGTCCACCTTCCGCCAGTCGACGAGCGCGGTATATTGGACGATCACCTTCGCCTCTTCCAGCTTTTTGACGAGCGCTTCCGTTTCCGCAACCGGCAGGCCGACCATTTTCGCCAACATATCAAGCGGCGTACGCGCATCTTTTTCTAATATTTTGACAATTTCTAGTTCTTTTTCACTCAGTTTCACTTTGTCTTCCTCCCTTTCATCCATTTCCGCAAACCGGCCGCCGGATGCCGTCACGGGAGCGAACAAGATGCGGCGTGTTTCAGTTTGAGAAGCCGGCGGGCGAGTTTTTGACAGTCGCGGACAGGAATCGTTTTGTCAAACGCGAATTCATATATGGACTGAATACGGGCGGCCAGCGTGCGGGGATCATCCGTATCGTACACCGCCTGAAGCACGTCGACCGCTTCCGCCTCGTAGGCGCCGTTTCCGAGGCCGAACGGGTCCCAGGCGCCGACGGTCTCAAGAAGCAGCCGGTTCAACTGCTGTCCGTCCATGCTGTCCATCCACCTTTCTTGCTGCTATGATATAACCAATTATAAGCCATCGATTCGAAAAAAAGAAGGGAGAAGATGCAACAATGTTTCCGTCCGATGAGGGAAAAAGCCATGCCCAAAACGGGGAAGGCGCGGCCGCGTCCCCGTTTGACCGCGTGATTGACCGCCGGGGCACGCTGTCCGTGAAATGGGATGATACAAAGCGCGTATTCGGGCATGAAGACGTCTGGCCGATGTGGGTCGCCGATATGGATTTTCCGGCGCCGCCCGAAGTGCAGGAA
This genomic window contains:
- the lrp_1 gene encoding Leucine-responsive regulatory protein, translated to MKLSEKELEIVKILEKDARTPLDMLAKMVGLPVAETEALVKKLEEAKVIVQYTALVDWRKVDGHEGVTAMIDVKVTPKRGVGFDEVAERIYRFPEVTSVYLMSGAYDLSVVIEGRSMSEIAQFVSEKLSTLDSVISTTTHFILKKYKHDGIVFDQGDQDRRIVVSP
- a CDS encoding Domain of uncharacterised function (DUF1871); translation: MDGQQLNRLLLETVGAWDPFGLGNGAYEAEAVDVLQAVYDTDDPRTLAARIQSIYEFAFDKTIPVRDCQKLARRLLKLKHAASCSLP